One Streptomyces sp. NBC_00554 DNA segment encodes these proteins:
- a CDS encoding LuxR C-terminal-related transcriptional regulator, which translates to MKQEQSGTASCNCGQSPLEQPCEAALAVYREALREGRLARGEVPTCLRELHLVIDAPEVPEYSVPVPPAAAAFATAGPLEDLLARQRMALRSVKARLAAFEAVYTQEQEAARPSIARLAGKAVINAALEAAVGSCRAELLTAQPGGGRPESVLAQALLRDLRALGRGVRQRTVYQHTVQTHRPTMSYIEQVTAAGAEVRTLAEVVERFIICDREVAFVPVSDETADGVVQIRDPSLVRFLARSFDQTWEHATPVHDTSSAPRNDVVASDLQRTILRAVISGETDSVIARRLGMSRRSVAEHVRKVSAQLGSGSRAQLGYLVATTGLLESGD; encoded by the coding sequence GTGAAGCAAGAGCAATCCGGTACCGCCTCATGCAATTGCGGCCAATCGCCTCTGGAACAACCCTGCGAGGCGGCACTGGCCGTCTACCGGGAAGCGCTGCGCGAGGGCCGCCTCGCCCGCGGCGAGGTGCCGACCTGCTTGCGCGAACTCCATCTCGTCATCGACGCCCCAGAGGTGCCGGAGTACTCCGTGCCCGTGCCACCCGCCGCGGCGGCCTTCGCCACGGCCGGCCCCCTGGAGGACCTCCTTGCCCGCCAGCGGATGGCCTTGCGGTCCGTCAAGGCCCGGCTGGCCGCCTTCGAAGCGGTGTACACACAGGAGCAGGAGGCGGCGCGGCCCTCGATCGCGCGGCTCGCCGGAAAAGCCGTCATCAACGCGGCGCTCGAAGCAGCCGTGGGCAGTTGCCGGGCCGAGCTGCTCACGGCACAGCCCGGCGGCGGACGGCCCGAGTCGGTGCTCGCCCAAGCCCTGCTCAGGGACTTACGGGCGCTCGGCCGGGGAGTTCGCCAGCGCACCGTCTACCAGCACACCGTCCAGACCCACCGCCCGACCATGTCGTACATCGAGCAGGTCACGGCGGCCGGCGCCGAGGTGCGCACCCTGGCCGAGGTCGTCGAACGCTTCATCATCTGCGACCGCGAAGTCGCCTTCGTCCCCGTGTCCGACGAAACGGCCGACGGAGTGGTACAGATCAGGGACCCGTCGCTGGTCCGGTTCCTGGCCCGGTCCTTCGACCAGACCTGGGAGCACGCGACGCCGGTGCACGACACGTCCTCGGCGCCGCGCAACGATGTCGTCGCCTCCGATCTGCAGCGGACCATCCTGCGGGCCGTGATCTCCGGCGAGACGGACAGCGTCATCGCCCGCCGCCTCGGAATGAGCCGCCGCAGCGTGGCCGAACACGTCCGCAAGGTCTCCGCCCAGCTGGGCAGCGGCAGCCGGGCCCAACTCGGCTATCTGGTGGCCACGACCGGGCTGCTGGAGAGCGGCGACTGA